The following proteins come from a genomic window of Candidatus Dependentiae bacterium:
- the mgtE gene encoding magnesium transporter produces MNTVKNILLQIENNLEEVLKNETFQSTTTWQNFVKLHPADIASFLEQFDEETQITFLKKFSKDLTGNVFEKLSLENQSNLLFKLEKPFAAEILQEMTASAVTDLFDLLSDEQVKEYLRLLQKEHRKQVISLLNFDPKSAGGIMNSEIFTLSQDISIKQGVALMQRLSTDQEYVDRIYITDRNNKLTGYIKIEDLVLNKPQTLISDIFHQNELIINVHEDQEIVANQMKHYDLLSVPVVDNENNFLGIITADESMDVIEEEASEDVYKMSGLGSVDQTYFQTPFWRLIWQRSFWLITLLILQSASSFVLSSYEKLITQNAILFFFLNMLIGTGGNAGNQSGALVIRGLSTGEIHRKNGLKVLFREFRVAIIIALFLAVIGFERVYLTRHNLIAAVVISISLSAIVVVSIFLGTLLPLLLERLNIDPAHAAAPFLATLMDIIGISIYCIIASKILG; encoded by the coding sequence ATTAATACTGTTAAAAATATACTTCTTCAAATTGAAAATAATTTAGAAGAGGTTTTAAAAAATGAAACCTTCCAATCCACCACAACCTGGCAAAATTTTGTAAAACTTCACCCTGCTGACATTGCATCATTTTTAGAACAATTTGATGAAGAAACACAAATAACATTCCTAAAGAAATTTTCAAAAGATTTAACCGGCAATGTATTCGAAAAACTTTCCCTTGAAAATCAATCAAATCTGCTCTTTAAGCTCGAAAAACCTTTTGCTGCAGAAATATTACAAGAAATGACCGCGTCTGCCGTTACCGATCTTTTTGACCTATTGTCAGATGAACAGGTAAAAGAATATTTGCGACTTTTGCAAAAAGAACACCGAAAACAGGTTATTTCGCTATTAAATTTTGATCCCAAATCTGCCGGTGGAATAATGAACAGCGAAATATTCACACTCTCCCAAGATATTTCTATCAAACAAGGTGTTGCGCTTATGCAACGCTTGAGTACAGATCAAGAATACGTAGATCGAATTTATATCACAGATCGCAACAACAAACTCACAGGGTACATAAAAATCGAAGATCTCGTTTTAAACAAACCGCAAACACTGATTTCAGATATTTTCCATCAAAATGAACTCATAATAAATGTGCATGAAGACCAAGAGATAGTTGCAAACCAGATGAAACACTATGACTTGCTTTCCGTACCAGTAGTTGACAATGAAAACAATTTCCTTGGAATAATCACAGCGGATGAAAGTATGGATGTTATAGAAGAAGAGGCTAGCGAAGACGTTTATAAAATGTCAGGACTGGGATCAGTCGACCAAACATATTTTCAAACGCCATTTTGGAGGCTCATTTGGCAGAGAAGCTTTTGGCTTATCACTCTTTTAATTTTACAAAGTGCATCAAGCTTTGTTCTCTCGAGTTATGAAAAATTAATTACTCAAAATGCGATATTATTCTTTTTCTTAAATATGTTGATCGGAACAGGCGGAAACGCGGGAAACCAATCCGGTGCGCTTGTCATTCGTGGACTTTCAACCGGTGAAATTCATCGTAAAAATGGCCTGAAAGTTTTGTTCCGCGAATTTAGAGTTGCTATCATAATCGCACTTTTTTTGGCTGTTATAGGTTTTGAGCGAGTTTATCTCACAAGACACAATCTGATAGCGGCGGTTGTAATAAGTATTTCGCTTTCAGCTATAGTAGTTGTTTCAATCTTTTTAGGCACACTACTACCTTTACTTCTAGAGCGATTAAATATCGATCCTGCGCACGCAGCAGCTCCATTTCTCGCAACATTAATGGATATCATCGGAATTTCAATTTACTGCATCATTGCAAGCAAAATATTGGGTTAA